In Dysidea avara chromosome 3, odDysAvar1.4, whole genome shotgun sequence, a single window of DNA contains:
- the LOC136250181 gene encoding Parkinson disease protein 7 homolog, whose translation MAAARKALVILATGAEEMETVISVDVMRRAKIDVTLAGLDSDQMVTCSRGVKIVPDKSLDEAAKEGPYDVVVLPGGLTGAQNLCNSEKVKKILQEQEGRGGFVAAVCAGPTAFSTHGISKGKQLTSHPCAKDGIVAAGYSYSEARVCKDGATITSRGPGTCFEFALAIVEAVVDAETAKSIAEPMLCKT comes from the exons ATGGCAGCAGCTCGCAAGGCGTTAGTCATCCTCGCTACTGGAGCGGAGGAGATGGAGACAGTGATATCAGTTGATGTAATGAGGAGGGCTAAGATAGATGTCACTTTGGCTGGACTGGATTCTGATCAGATGGTCACGTGCAGTCGCGGAGTCAAGATTGTACCGGACAAGAGTCTGGACGAGGCGGCTAAGGAAGGCCCTTATGATGTAGTAGTCTTACCAG GAGGATTAACCGGTGCCCAAAACTTATGCAACTCAGAGAAAGTTAAGAAAATATTACAGGAACAGGAGGGACGTGGTGGATTTGTGGCTGCAGTATGTGCAGGACCCACAGCATTCTCAACACACGGTATATCAAAGGGAAAGCAGTTAACATCTCACCCTTGTGCCAAGGATGGAATTGTGGCTGCTGGCTACAGTTACTCTGAGGCTCGTGTATGCAAAGATGGGGCCACAATTACTAGCAGAGGACCTGGTACCTGCTTTGAGTTTGCTCTGGCGATTGTGGAAGCCGTGGTGGATGCTGAAACTGCCAAGAGCATTGCTGAGCCAATGTTGTGTAAAACTTAa
- the LOC136250178 gene encoding methyltransferase-like protein 25B isoform X2 yields the protein MDRIDTSNDSRHQRLVSRITRFLDVHRWLLDMRIVDFFTECHWDKLPHCWQQSFSHYELEDVCQLLLACQQGSVVWPLSLMSFAVCCHALSLQRQPATPPEPAANRSKHVKPKKQHEVNLLSEVIHQLTEQLNCQHVIDIGSGHGHLARHLAFHHQLNVITVEADSSHFKPASKFDREVEEELEKKARRGVSVNNCGKLQHIIHHIKPDSGYKEVTELLQHCVGVADKSVGVADSKQIAVLAGLHTCGDLSATMLRMFCSSPQIVGLVNVGCCYMKLTSASSTEPHPSSPIGYPVSKAVMSLDGHWLSYEARELACHALELYRDRVLNGSEYLKIHCHRAVVQTILKKHFLERAPVMIPKKTSKLPFKEYAHAILSLFNLPAELDMKTLDPLLARWKDVVVLFMLRLAIAPCVESVILLDRLLYLREQGDQVSCDCGIEFFQTRCDCGKQFSNMH from the exons ATGGATAGGATTGATACCAGCAATGACTCGAGACACCAGCGGCTAGTAAGTAGGATTACTCGCTTCCTTGATGTTCATAGGTGGCTACTAGATATGAGAATTGTG GATTTCTTTACTGAATGTCACTGGGACAAACTTCCTCATTGTTGGCAGCAATCATTTTCTCATTATGAGTTAGAAGATGTTTGTCAGTTGCTGTTGGCCTGTCAGCAAGGCTCTGTGGTGTGGCCACTATCACTGATGTCATTTGCTGTGTGCTGTCATGCATTATCTCTGCAGCGACAGCCAGCCACACCCCCTGAACCTGCAGCCAATCGGAGCAAGCATGTAAAGCCAAAGAAACAACATGAAGTGAATCTACTCAGTGAA GTGATTCACCAGTTGACCGAACAACTAAACTGCCAGCATGTAATA GATATTGGTTCTGGACATGGTCACCTTGCCAGACATCTTGCCTTCCACCATCAATTAAATGTGATAACAGTTGAGGCAGACAGCTCACACTTCAAACCAGCTTCAAAATTTGACAG GGAAGTAGAAGAAGAATTGGAGAAGAAAGCTAGAAGAGGTGTTAGTGTCAACAACTGTGGCAAACTGCAACACATCATTCATCAT ATCAAACCTGATAGTGGCTATAAAGAAGTTACTGAACTGCTGCAACATTGTGTGGGTGTGGCTGACAaatcagtgggtgtggctgacAGCAAGCAGATTGCAGTATTGGCTGGGTTGCACACATGTGGGGACCTTTCGGCTACCATGTTACGAATGTTCTGTTCGTCACCTCAAATTGTTGGACTAGTCAATGTTGGATGTTGTTACATGAAGTTGACGAGTGCAAGTAGCACGGAGCCCCACCCCTCTTCACCCATTGGTTATCCAGTCAGCAAAGCAGTGATGTCACTGGATGGACACTGGCTTAGCTACGAGGCCAGAGAGTTAGCATGTCATGCACTGGAGCTGTATAGGGATCGTGTTCTAA ATGGATCAGAGTACTTGAAGATTCACTGCCACAGAGCAGTAGTACAGACAATACTGAAGAAG CATTTCCTGGAAAGAGCACCAGTTATGATTCCTAAAAAGACATCTAAACTACCCTTTAAAGA ATATGCTCATGCGATTCTCTCATTGTTTAACCTACCAGCTGAACTTG ATATGAAGACACTAGATCCCCTACTGGCAAGATGGAAGGATGTAGTTGTACTTTTCATGTTACGATTGGCCATTGCTCCATGTGTGGAGAGTGTTATTTTATTGGACAGATTACTTTACCTCAGAGAACAGG
- the LOC136250179 gene encoding uncharacterized protein — MRVLALLLAVFALVNSQSESFCAFDLRDIEVHINESMNGVVTAFLLNCLAQNGSHFAESISLSAFTSVDQGVRYDFQCYEGSTLIPTISMNVSNVYNHACSSCNFSLVDDPCEGSECADHCGSCSDNSETCTSCRYLVSHDNHSVCLENTSCETLGFEVGEAGCECPEGHFLVPIEGSPTEGSPTEGSPTEGSPQYLLPNKEVVYHCVDECTGPFMNVTVEGEAFCYACGIENCINCDLPDVCLQCVEGYHPYQHSNSGYECITEEEFEEKEIERQTEELKENIEEQTEDLEREQEEEEDEQEENNLLLKILLPLFCTLTVIVFVGISVFAHYWYPYLDSKGDYRSKTPPAFVREPTVWRPRPTVRYR; from the exons ATGAGAGTGCTTGCGTTGTTGTTAGCTGTGTTCGCGCTAGTGAACAGCCAGTCCGAGTCATTTTGTGCATTTGATCTACGTGATATCGAGGTACACATCAATGAATCTATGAATGGAGTTGTCACCGCCTTCCTTTTGAACTGTTTGGCACAAAATGGCTCTCATTTCGCCGAGAGTATTTCACTGTCGGCGTTCACTAGCGTAGACCAAGGAGTAAGATATGACTTCCAGTGTTACGAGGGGTCCACTCTAATACCGACTATATCTATGAACGTTTCTAATGTGTATAATCACGCTTGTTCTTCCTGTAACTTTAGCCTGGTTGATGACCCTTGCGAAGGCAGCG AGTGTGCTGACCACTGTGGCTCGTGTTCTGATAACTCTGAGACGTGCACGTCATGTCGGTACCTGGTTAGTCACGATAATCACAGTGTCTGTCTTGAGAATACATCATGTGAAACGTTGGGATTTGAAGTGGGTGAAGCAGGCTGTG AATGTCCTGAAGGACATTTCCTTGTACCAATTGAGGGTTCACCAACTGAGGGTTCACCAACTGAGGGTTCACCAACTGAGGGTTCACCTCAGTATCTTCTACCAAACAAAGAGGTGGTGTATCACTGTGTTGACGAGTGTACTGGACCCTTCATGAACGTGACAGTGGAGGGAGAGGCTTTCTGTTATG CTTGTGGTATTGAGAATTGTATAAATTGTGATCTACCAGATGTGTGTCTGCAATGTGTGGAAGGGTATCATCCTTATCAGCATAGTAATTCTGGTTACGAGTGTATCACTGAAGAAGAATTTGAGG AGAAGGAAATTGAAAGACAAACCGAAGAGCTAAAGGAAAACATTGAAGAACAAACCGAAGATCTAGAACGTGAGCAAGAAGAGGAAGAAGACGAGCAAGAGGAGAATAATTTGTTAC TGAAAATTCTGCTGCCGCTATTCTGCACACTCACAGTGATTGTGTTTGTCGGTATATCAGTGTTTGCCCACTACTGGTACCCCTACCTCGACAGCAAAGGAGATTATAGGAGCAAAACCCCACCAGCATT TGTGAGGGAGCCAACTGTATGGAGACCACGTCCAACTGTTCGCTACCGATAG
- the LOC136250178 gene encoding methyltransferase-like protein 25B isoform X1: MDRIDTSNDSRHQRLVSRITRFLDVHRWLLDMRIVDFFTECHWDKLPHCWQQSFSHYELEDVCQLLLACQQGSVVWPLSLMSFAVCCHALSLQRQPATPPEPAANRSKHVKPKKQHEVNLLSEVIHQLTEQLNCQHVIDIGSGHGHLARHLAFHHQLNVITVEADSSHFKPASKFDREVEEELEKKARRGVSVNNCGKLQHIIHHIKPDSGYKEVTELLQHCVGVADKSVGVADSKQIAVLAGLHTCGDLSATMLRMFCSSPQIVGLVNVGCCYMKLTSASSTEPHPSSPIGYPVSKAVMSLDGHWLSYEARELACHALELYRDRVLNGSEYLKIHCHRAVVQTILKKHFLERAPVMIPKKTSKLPFKEYAHAILSLFNLPAELDMKTLDPLLARWKDVVVLFMLRLAIAPCVESVILLDRLLYLREQGFDSHLLPIFDPLISPRNFVIITHKHLYNVSNQS; the protein is encoded by the exons ATGGATAGGATTGATACCAGCAATGACTCGAGACACCAGCGGCTAGTAAGTAGGATTACTCGCTTCCTTGATGTTCATAGGTGGCTACTAGATATGAGAATTGTG GATTTCTTTACTGAATGTCACTGGGACAAACTTCCTCATTGTTGGCAGCAATCATTTTCTCATTATGAGTTAGAAGATGTTTGTCAGTTGCTGTTGGCCTGTCAGCAAGGCTCTGTGGTGTGGCCACTATCACTGATGTCATTTGCTGTGTGCTGTCATGCATTATCTCTGCAGCGACAGCCAGCCACACCCCCTGAACCTGCAGCCAATCGGAGCAAGCATGTAAAGCCAAAGAAACAACATGAAGTGAATCTACTCAGTGAA GTGATTCACCAGTTGACCGAACAACTAAACTGCCAGCATGTAATA GATATTGGTTCTGGACATGGTCACCTTGCCAGACATCTTGCCTTCCACCATCAATTAAATGTGATAACAGTTGAGGCAGACAGCTCACACTTCAAACCAGCTTCAAAATTTGACAG GGAAGTAGAAGAAGAATTGGAGAAGAAAGCTAGAAGAGGTGTTAGTGTCAACAACTGTGGCAAACTGCAACACATCATTCATCAT ATCAAACCTGATAGTGGCTATAAAGAAGTTACTGAACTGCTGCAACATTGTGTGGGTGTGGCTGACAaatcagtgggtgtggctgacAGCAAGCAGATTGCAGTATTGGCTGGGTTGCACACATGTGGGGACCTTTCGGCTACCATGTTACGAATGTTCTGTTCGTCACCTCAAATTGTTGGACTAGTCAATGTTGGATGTTGTTACATGAAGTTGACGAGTGCAAGTAGCACGGAGCCCCACCCCTCTTCACCCATTGGTTATCCAGTCAGCAAAGCAGTGATGTCACTGGATGGACACTGGCTTAGCTACGAGGCCAGAGAGTTAGCATGTCATGCACTGGAGCTGTATAGGGATCGTGTTCTAA ATGGATCAGAGTACTTGAAGATTCACTGCCACAGAGCAGTAGTACAGACAATACTGAAGAAG CATTTCCTGGAAAGAGCACCAGTTATGATTCCTAAAAAGACATCTAAACTACCCTTTAAAGA ATATGCTCATGCGATTCTCTCATTGTTTAACCTACCAGCTGAACTTG ATATGAAGACACTAGATCCCCTACTGGCAAGATGGAAGGATGTAGTTGTACTTTTCATGTTACGATTGGCCATTGCTCCATGTGTGGAGAGTGTTATTTTATTGGACAGATTACTTTACCTCAGAGAACAGG GATTTGACTCACACTTACTACCTATATTTGATCCTTTAATTTCACCTCGTAACTTTGTCATTATCACCCACAAACACTTATACAATGTTTCAAACCAATCTTGA